GTTATTCAATTGCGTTATTTTCAGGAGTTAAGTTATAAAGAAATATCAAAGCAAATTGGAGAGCCTATGAGTAATGTAAAAGTGAAATTATTACGCGCTAGAAAATTATTGGCCGAAATTATAAAGAGGTCGTAATTATGTTTCAAGTTGGAAAGTTAAGCTAAAAAAATACCAAGCCGGTTAAACGTTATTCCGAATAGCCATTTTTAAGTGTATAAACCGCTAATCCTACCCGGGTCTTCAATTCGAGTTTTTCAAACAGGCTGTCTCTGTAATTTTCTATAGTTCTGGGGTGCTGGTTATAGCATTGTAAAAAACAACAGCTAACACTTCCAATCACTCCAGTCAAAACAGTAATGTAGCAAATCCAAATCTTTTAGGGTATGTAAAAATTAAAGCCCATACGGATTATCAACCATTAGCTGCTTAATCATGATGAAGGTTGTTTTTAAGTATTTATAAAACAACCTTCATTTAACCTTTTGAAACCTTTGCAAAATAGTGATATATTCTGTATTGAAATTGATTTGGCTTCAAATTTCTTCCTTCTCGAAAATTTTAAATCCTCAAAATCAACAGGTTATTCCGGTTGAAAATTTTCTTCGGGTGTCGAGCTTTTTTGCCAAATCAATTTTGCAAAGGTCTCTTTTTAATATTTAAAATGATGAATCAAATTACATTTACGGATTTTTTAAAATCTTTAATCACCGAAACCATTGTTGCAGTATCAGAAACACAATATCAGCAAGAAAACAAAATCATTGAGTTAAAAGAAGATCTTTTAGCCACAGATGAGCAATTGATACGTAAGTACCACTTAATTGAGGAAGCAAAAAAAGATTTGGAAGCATCGGGTGAAACAGAAAAACCAGAAGATATTATTAAAATAAAAATTAATTCCTTAAGACAGGTGCTATCCACATATTTTGAAAATGGTTATGTTAAACCTATCATAGACGAAGGAAAAATTTCTGCAAAATTCATATACAATATGAATGCTAATACTGTTGAAAAAAGCAGCGAACTTCATACAAAAAAACAGGCAAGTCAATTTCTAAAAAAATCTCAAAAAAAATGGATATCGCTGATATCAGGTCCATTCAAAAACTCAAATTTAACCCTTCGAAAGTTTTTAAATATGATGATCAAAAGATGAATACCATTTCAAAAGGTATGACCATACAAAACATTGATCCGGTAAAAGATAAAGATGTAATCAATACAAATCAAAACTTAGTAAACTCGGTAAAGTTAAAATTTCGAACAGTAATCGTAAATCAAGATGCATCTTGAGGTTTTATATATAATTGCTATTCAAATAGATCAATTTATTAGATCATTGCCAAAAAGTAATTTTCAAATAGTAAAAATTACATTAAATATAGCCATTCCCATTATCGAAGATTTTAAAGAAATAACGATTTCCGAAAATATAAAATTAGTAAAGAACAACAATAATAGTCTTTCTCCGGTCTTACTGTTTTAAACTCAAGAGACCTTTGCCAAAATAATTCGCTATTTTTAGTGCTAATATTGATATTCTTCATTCATGTAAATGGATTAAACAGCGGATGAAATAATGAAAAAGACAGGGTGAGTTCACTATATTAGTAGCAATGAATGCTCTTAAAAAATGAAAAAAACCATTCTAAACTCATTAGGCCCTGGACTTCTCTTTGCCGGAGCAGCCATCGGGGTTTCTCATTTGGTACAATCTACGAAAGCCGTTGCTGACTTCGGTTTTGGCTTACTTTGGGCGTTGTTATTAGTCCATATTTTTAAATATCCGTTTTTTCAATTCGGCCCGAGATATACTGCCGCTACAGGAGAAACGTTGTTAGACGGTTATAAAAAACTCGGCAAAAGCATATTGATTGCCTATTATATCTTAAGCTTTGCTACCATGTTTACTATCCAGGCTGCCGTAACAATAGTAACGGCAGGGCTGGCAATAAATCTTTTCGGGTTTACAGATAATATAGTCACCTGGGCTGCTATCCTCATTATTGTTAGTTTTTTTATTTTGGTGATAGGCAAATACAGATTGCTGGATAATTTAATGAAATACATTATTTTCATTTTGACGATCAGTACCGTCATTGCAGTCATTGTAGCCCTCCTAAATACACAACAAACATTTGACTATGTACAAATACTCCCCAAAGGATCCGCAGGAATTACTTTTTTAATTGCCTTTTTGGGTTGGATGCCTGCTCCTTTGGATATCTCTATCTGGCATTCTATTTGGTCTGTGGAAAAAGAAAAAACAACGTTTCAAAAAATCAAAGCAAAGCAGGTAATTTTTGATTTTAATGTAGGATATATCGGTACTCTTTTCTTAGGGGTTTGTTTTGTTTTATTAGGATGTTTGGTGATGTTTCACTCTGGAGAGACCTTTTCAAATTCAGGGGGTGCTTTTGCCAATCAACTCATCAGCTTATATACTAGAAATCTGGGCGATTTCTCATATATTTTCATTGCCACGGCAGCATTTACAACCATGTTTAGTACGGCTATTACTACTTTAGATGCTTCTCCAAGAGTTATGGCAAAAACAACCGATTTGTTAATTGAGAAAAAAACGATTTTCAATTATTGGTTTTGGATTTTACTGTTGGGGTTAGGCACATTTCTTATTCTAAAATACTTTATCAGTAACATGGGGGCGTTGGTAAAAATTGCCACTGTTTTATCTTTCTTAACTGCTCCTTTCTATGCCATTTTAAATTATATTTTGATCACTGGGAAATATACCCCAAAAAAATATCACCCTAATATGTATTTGAGAATCTTAAGTTGGATCGGAATTGCATTTTTAATAGGTTTTAGTATTTGGTTTTTGATAAATACTTACTGAATCATCCCGACTTTTTCTATTTTCGAAAAATAGACTGAAAATCGCTTATATTCCGTTACTTTTCTTTGTAAATTTGCATTTCGATTTAAATTTTTTATGACACAAAGTACTGCTATACTTCCCGAAAGAAAGAAAAAACCGGAATGGCTCCGTGTAAAACTCCCTGTTGGAAAGAAATATACGGAGCTTAGAGGCTTGGTTGATAAGTATAAATTACATACCATTTGTACAAGCGGAAGCTGCCCGAATATAGGTGAATGTTGGGGTGAAGGTACAGCAACTTTTATGATCCTGGGGAATATCTGTACACGCTCCTGCGGTTTTTGTGGTGTAAAGACCGGCAGGCCGGAAAAAGTTGAATGGGATGAGCCGGAAAAAGTGGCTCGTTCTATCAAAATTATGGGTATTAAACATGCGGTAATTACCTCTGTAGATCGAGATGACTTAAAAGATGGAGGCTCTATTATTTGGGCTGAAACGGTGAATGCAATCCGCAGAGCGAATCCCGCAACAACCTTAGAAACACTTATTCCTGATTTCCAGGGAAAAGAAAAATTGATTGATAGAATCATTGAGGTACATCCGGAGGTGGTTTCTCATAATATGGAGACCGTAAGAAGGTTGACTCGCGAGGTTCGTATTCAGGCAAAATACGATCGTAGTTTGGGAGTTCTAAAATACCTTAAAGAAAACGGCATGAGAACCAAATCCGGAATTATGCTGGGCTTGGGAGAAACTGAAGAAGAAGTCATTCAAACCATGAAAGATCTTCGTAATGTAGGTTTGGACGTAATTACTATAGGTCAATATTTGCAGCCCAGTAAAAAACACCTCCCTGTAAAAGAATTTATTACTCCGGAACAATTTAAAAAATACGAAAACCTGGGTATGGAAATGGGCTTTATGTATATAGAAAGCGGAGCTCTGGTACGCTCTTCGTATAAGGCACATAAGCACGCACATTAAAAAACTCAAATTGAATGTCCGTTATGGCACCTAATGTTTTTTTGATTAAATAATTAGATATTCAATTAATTAAAGAATTGAAAGTTTGAAAGTGTAAAAGCCTATATTTAAACTTTGAGAGCTTGAATATCAGCTTTTTGTTCTATGATAAGTTTTTATCTATAGTACCATAAGAAAAATTTATTATAAAATACTCATCACCTTAAGAGCATCCTTAAATTGAAATTTTCTAACTTTAAACTATACCAGACATCCAAAATTCAAATATTACTATTTTGAAAAAATTAACTTTTAATGTTAATATTTTGAAAAAAATATGTTTTTTTAACATAAAATCTAAATAAAATTTATTTTGGCATATTACTTGTACAATACACTATAGCAATAAATTGTTTCGTTGTGTAAATTATTTGAATTAGTTAGTTGACAGGGAAGCTGTCTAAAAGGCAGCTTCTTTTTCAAATTGATTTTATATCACCTTATACCATTTCTCACTTAAATTTACTCACTAAAAATTGCCCTTTTTCGCTTATGCTTTAAAATAAAACGAAACCGTAGCACTGCCTTTAGATACAACTTTGAGTGATGAACTTAGGATATTTGCTTTAGATTCTACTACAATTGGATCAATCCGAAAACTTGCGGAATTTTAAAGATATTATTGAAAACATTTAAGTTGAGTCAATCGCAAAAGCATCATTCAATAGAGTTTAAAAACTTAATAAACAGTTATTTAATGGATATCCATTTAAAAAAAATCTGAAATGATAAAATTTTTATTCAAGTCTTTCCCACAACTTTTTTGCTTGACCCCTACAATTTCAACAAGTCTAACTTTATGTAATTGGGCTCAAGGCAAATATTCTAAAGGAGCCGTAAAAGCACATACGGTATTGAACCTAAAAGGAAGTATTCCCGAGTTTATATTCATCACAGATGGAAAATACCATGATGTAAATGCTCTTGATGAAATAACCTTTGAAGCTTTTGCTTTCTATGTAATGGATAAAGCTTATATAGACTTCAAAAGACCATATCGTATGAAAAAAGCTGATGTGTTTTTTGTAGTAAGAGCCAAAAAGAACTTAATGTCCAGAGTTGTGATCTCAAATAAGGTTGATAAATCAACTGGTTTAAGGTGTGATCAGCATATCAAATTAACAGGAGTAAAATCAAGAAAACATTATCCTGATAAAATTAGACGTATCAAATATTATGATAAACAGAAAGAGAATACTCTAGTTTTTTTAACCAACAACTTTAAGTTAGAGGCATTAGAAATTGCAGAAGTTTATAGATGTAGGTGGCAGATAGAAGTATTCTTTAAGTGGATAAAACAAAACTACAGTTCAAAACACTCTGGGGATATTCTGAAAATGCAGTCAAAACACATCTATGGATTGCCATTTATGTATACCTAGCAGTTGCCTATCTGAAAAAGCAACTCAAAAATGAACTATTAATCTATGAAATAATGCAAATTTTAGGAATTTCAGTTTTCGATAAAACACCTGTAAATCAAATACTTACAAAATTCAAAAATAAAAACGATGTCAAAGAACAGTATAACTTATTTAATATCAACGATTTATAAATGCAACAGTACTAATCAGAAATGGTATTATTTAGAATTGCTCAATAAACAGCCTTCATTTTTAAGTCAGCATTGAACTAAGGGGTAAGTAATCCTAATCGTTGATGTTATCATAAAAAATACGGAAATAGTAAATGAGTTCAATAAAAATAGTAGTACCTTTCAAGCTTTAAACAAATTCATTATATAGAAATTTTAAAGAATACTATATGGCGCTAACACCCTCAAACAGTATGGAAAAAGGAGTACCGGCTCCTAATTTTGAATTAATAGATACTATTTCTGATAAAGTGGTTTCATTATCAGATATAAAGGGTAAAAAGGGAACTGTGATTATGTTTATATGTAATCATTGCCCGTTCGTACTTCATATAAATGAAGCATTGGTACGTTTGGCTAATGACTATCAATCCAGAGGAATTGGTTTTGTTGCCATCAGTAGCAATGATGTAGTGAATTATCCGCAAGACGGACCTGATAAAATGAAATTGCATGCAATGAATGTCGGATATTCTTTTCCTTATTTATATGATGAAACCCAGGAGGCTGCCAAGGCATACGATGCTGCCTGCACTCCTGATCTATATGCTTTTGACAGCAATCTGACATCCGTATACCATGGACAGTTAGACCATTCCAGGCCAGGAAATGGCATTCCCGTAACAGGAAAAGATATGAGAGCAGTTCTGGATTGTTTATTGAGTAATATCCTCTATACAGGCGATGAGAAACCAAGTATGGGTTGCAATATCAAATGGAAATAATAATACAGCTTGAAAAAGCTTCTAGTTGGGAATTTGCTAAACCTTTTTAAAACACCGGGAAAACGATCTTGTTTTTTGAGGATAATATTAAACTGTATAAAATAGGAGTAGTTGCTTAAAAGATTTCAAAACTAATTAGTACTTTTGTAAAGTAATATACAGAGACCTTTGCAAAATTGATTTGACAAAAAAGTTCGACGCCCGAAGAAAATTTTCAACCGGAATAACCCATTGGTTTTGAGGATTTAAAATTTTCGAGAAGGAAGAAATTTGAAGCCAAATCAATTTCAATACGGAATATATCACTATTTTGCAAAGGTCTCATACAATCACAATATAAATGAAGAATATTCTATTAACATTAACAATATTATTGCCTTTTCAATGGGGGCAATCACAAACCTTAAAAGGACAATTAAAGTATCATGCGGGGCAACAAATAATGCTTACCGGATTCAATTATTATAAAACTTTTGAGTTGACAAAAACGATTGCAGATAGTTTAGGTAATTTTACCCTTACCTATCCTAAAGGTTATAGAGGTATGGCAGTGTTAAAAACGCAAAACAACAGTAGTTTGATAGTAGTATTGACAGAGCCTGATATTACCATAAAAGGGACAGACCTAAAAGAAGTGGATAGCTTGCATTATATAAATGGCGTACGAAACCAACAGTACGCAAATACGGCAAAAGCATACATACAGCAACAGCAGGTATACAAAGCATGGCGTTATTTACAGCCAAAATACAAAAATGAAGAATTTTTAAAACCTCATAAAGAAGTTTCCGAACTGATAAATAAAGAAATAAAGCGTATAGAAGCAGCGGATGACAATATTATAAAAACACTTCCTAAAAACAGCTATTTAAGATGGTTTGTGCCCATGCGAAAACTGGTAAACGATATGCCTGCAACTGCATATAGCTATACCGAACGATTGACTAAAAATATAGAGCAGTTTAGAAATATAGATTTTAACCACCCCAATTTTAAGACCAGTGGTTTATTTAAAGAACTGATAGAAGGGCATTATTTGTTGCTGGAAAATATGGGGCAATCTTTGGACAGTATTTATACTCAAATGAATATAAGTACTGATTATATTATTCATAATTTAAAAGCAGATAACGGAAGTTTATTAAATACGATTTCGGAAAAGCTGTATAAATATTTTGAAAAACGCAGCTTGTTTAAGGCAGCTGCTCATTTGTCTAATCAAATGTTGGAGAAAAACCCACATGTACTGAAAGACAGTATAGCAAAGACGATGCAAAAATATCGCAATTTAAAAGCGGGTAACATAGCACCTGATATCCGATTAAATGCAACTAAAAAACTCAGCGATTACAAACAACCTGTTTTATTGGTATTTGGAGCTAGTTGGTGCCCAAGTTGTAAAGACGGAATTAAAGAGCTTTTAAAATATTATGAACCCTGGAAAACCAAAAAAAATGTAGAAGTAGTATATATAAGTATAGATACGGATAAAGAAGAATACGAAAAAGCATATCAAAACGTACCATGGCATATGTACTGCAATTATAAAGGCCGGGACACGCAGGCAGCTAAAGATTACTTTGTAAATGCTACACCTACTTATTTATTGTTAGACAAAGATCGTAAGATACTGGTACACCCAAATAGTTTAGGGCATGCGGATGCCTGGGTAAATTATAAACTGTAAAGAATATTATTGTTTAAATATTCTAATTTAATTTTTTACATCTAAAGCATCACGTAAAGCATTTCCAATTAGCATAAGTGCCATTACTAAACTCATAATGGCAATTCCGGGAATAATGGCCAAATATGGTTTCCCCAGAACAATATAATTGTAATGATTTTTAATCATCGCTCCCCACGAAGGAGTAGGAGGCTGTGCACCTATTCCGAGAAAACTCAATCCGCTTTCTATTAAAATAGCAGCAGCAAAATTAGCTGACGAAATAACAATGATAGGAGCAATGATATTCGGAAGTATGTGCTGGCGTATAATTCTGAGATTGGAAAACCCCAAAGCATTGGCAACCTCAACGTATTGTTGTTGCTTAACACTTATTACCTGGCCTCTCACCACTCTTGCTACTTCCACCCACATAGTTAATCCTACGGCAATAAACACCTGCCAATAACCTTTTCCCAGAGCCAACGTAATGGCAATGACTAATAAGAGTGTTGGAACAGACCAGGTAACAGTAATAAACCACATAATAAAAGCATCTGTTTTTCCGCCAAAATAGCCCGCTATAGCTCCGACAGGAATCCCAATACACAGCGAAATAAACACCGCTATAAAACCTATAAAAAAAGAAATACGAGCCCCGATAATCAGCCTGCTTAGAACATCTCTTCCGTATTTATCCGTACCGAAATGAAAAGTTTTGGTTTTGATATATTTCTTAGAGTTATGATGAATATCACTCAGTGCTATTTTCTTGGGAAGTACACTATTGTACACCGTATACTCCATATAATTATCAATTATTTTATACGAAGCGATAGGAATCTCAATACCCGTATGTTGTTTTCCGTTTTTTAATATGGAAAGCCATGACTGTTCGATTTTCTTATCCGGAGGCATGGTAAGTATAGTTACTGAAAATCCAGGTTTTTTAGAATGGATTTCCAAGTGCATCTGATTTGCATTACTACTATTGTCAGGAGCTAAAGTATAACCAAACAATGCTACAAAACCTAAAAACAGTACAAACATCAGGCATGCACAACCTATTTTGTTTTGCTTAAATTTTTGAAATGCTAATTGAGAAAGTGATTGCCCGGACATTTTTACAAAAATAAAAAAACCTAATAAGTTATAACTTATTAGGTTTTTATGGAAATGACATGTTTTTGAACTAAATATATGACAAAAATTGATTTTTAAAACCTGTTAAATCTAAATTTTATATCGAACTCGTTTAGACTTCTTTGGTTTAACCCGGATTTTTAACATATCCTTAACAATTTCTCTATTTAAAAAAATCGACGAAATCTACTTTTTGTTGCATATTTTTAAAAGGTTTTAAGATTTCTGTTACACTATCTTCAAACAAACTAAAAAAACCTTGCTGATTTCGTAAAAATAAGTTCCCCTCTTGCAAGGTATATTTATATTGTCTACTTTTGACATTGCTAATATAATAGACGAAGATTGCTATGACCCCATAGTTTTTTCAGAGTTAAGATGAAGACCCCTTGGAGTAGTGTGCTTTTTTCGGCTGTTTACAGGTATCTGTTCAAATGGTAGCCTGTTGTTGGCATTAGATAACTAAAAATAGTATAAACCCTAAAAAGCTACACTATATGAAAAAAAGCGAAAAAGTACTGATCAGGCGTACTTTTAGTAACGCTCGGCCGTACTCGAGTCTCAAAAAAAACAAATAGGTTTGTTTTGTTATTTTATAAAACCGCAATATATGACAACAGCAAACCAACAACACAGAAGTATCATTTAAAACAAATCAATATGAAAAAATTATTTTTAAGCACCCTTACGACGCTATTGACGCTCTGCGTTCAAAGTCAGGATTTACCCAGGATTGTACCTCCCTCGCCGGAGGCTTCGGCGTTAGCCAATTTTATCGAAGTT
This window of the Flavobacteriaceae bacterium genome carries:
- a CDS encoding divalent metal cation transporter; the protein is MKKTILNSLGPGLLFAGAAIGVSHLVQSTKAVADFGFGLLWALLLVHIFKYPFFQFGPRYTAATGETLLDGYKKLGKSILIAYYILSFATMFTIQAAVTIVTAGLAINLFGFTDNIVTWAAILIIVSFFILVIGKYRLLDNLMKYIIFILTISTVIAVIVALLNTQQTFDYVQILPKGSAGITFLIAFLGWMPAPLDISIWHSIWSVEKEKTTFQKIKAKQVIFDFNVGYIGTLFLGVCFVLLGCLVMFHSGETFSNSGGAFANQLISLYTRNLGDFSYIFIATAAFTTMFSTAITTLDASPRVMAKTTDLLIEKKTIFNYWFWILLLGLGTFLILKYFISNMGALVKIATVLSFLTAPFYAILNYILITGKYTPKKYHPNMYLRILSWIGIAFLIGFSIWFLINTY
- the lipA gene encoding lipoyl synthase, whose translation is MTQSTAILPERKKKPEWLRVKLPVGKKYTELRGLVDKYKLHTICTSGSCPNIGECWGEGTATFMILGNICTRSCGFCGVKTGRPEKVEWDEPEKVARSIKIMGIKHAVITSVDRDDLKDGGSIIWAETVNAIRRANPATTLETLIPDFQGKEKLIDRIIEVHPEVVSHNMETVRRLTREVRIQAKYDRSLGVLKYLKENGMRTKSGIMLGLGETEEEVIQTMKDLRNVGLDVITIGQYLQPSKKHLPVKEFITPEQFKKYENLGMEMGFMYIESGALVRSSYKAHKHAH
- a CDS encoding IS4 family transposase — its product is MIKFLFKSFPQLFCLTPTISTSLTLCNWAQGKYSKGAVKAHTVLNLKGSIPEFIFITDGKYHDVNALDEITFEAFAFYVMDKAYIDFKRPYRMKKADVFFVVRAKKNLMSRVVISNKVDKSTGLRCDQHIKLTGVKSRKHYPDKIRRIKYYDKQKENTLVFLTNNFKLEALEIAEVYRCRWQIEVFFKWIKQNYSSKHSGDILKMQSKHIYGLPFMYT
- a CDS encoding redoxin domain-containing protein — encoded protein: MALTPSNSMEKGVPAPNFELIDTISDKVVSLSDIKGKKGTVIMFICNHCPFVLHINEALVRLANDYQSRGIGFVAISSNDVVNYPQDGPDKMKLHAMNVGYSFPYLYDETQEAAKAYDAACTPDLYAFDSNLTSVYHGQLDHSRPGNGIPVTGKDMRAVLDCLLSNILYTGDEKPSMGCNIKWK
- a CDS encoding redoxin domain-containing protein; translation: MKNILLTLTILLPFQWGQSQTLKGQLKYHAGQQIMLTGFNYYKTFELTKTIADSLGNFTLTYPKGYRGMAVLKTQNNSSLIVVLTEPDITIKGTDLKEVDSLHYINGVRNQQYANTAKAYIQQQQVYKAWRYLQPKYKNEEFLKPHKEVSELINKEIKRIEAADDNIIKTLPKNSYLRWFVPMRKLVNDMPATAYSYTERLTKNIEQFRNIDFNHPNFKTSGLFKELIEGHYLLLENMGQSLDSIYTQMNISTDYIIHNLKADNGSLLNTISEKLYKYFEKRSLFKAAAHLSNQMLEKNPHVLKDSIAKTMQKYRNLKAGNIAPDIRLNATKKLSDYKQPVLLVFGASWCPSCKDGIKELLKYYEPWKTKKNVEVVYISIDTDKEEYEKAYQNVPWHMYCNYKGRDTQAAKDYFVNATPTYLLLDKDRKILVHPNSLGHADAWVNYKL
- a CDS encoding ABC transporter permease subunit, whose translation is MSGQSLSQLAFQKFKQNKIGCACLMFVLFLGFVALFGYTLAPDNSSNANQMHLEIHSKKPGFSVTILTMPPDKKIEQSWLSILKNGKQHTGIEIPIASYKIIDNYMEYTVYNSVLPKKIALSDIHHNSKKYIKTKTFHFGTDKYGRDVLSRLIIGARISFFIGFIAVFISLCIGIPVGAIAGYFGGKTDAFIMWFITVTWSVPTLLLVIAITLALGKGYWQVFIAVGLTMWVEVARVVRGQVISVKQQQYVEVANALGFSNLRIIRQHILPNIIAPIIVISSANFAAAILIESGLSFLGIGAQPPTPSWGAMIKNHYNYIVLGKPYLAIIPGIAIMSLVMALMLIGNALRDALDVKN